In a genomic window of Nostoc sp. UHCC 0870:
- a CDS encoding class II glutamine amidotransferase has product MCQLLGMNCNVPTDICFSFEGFSARGGRTDDHSDGWGIAFFEGKGCRIFLDAKPSINSAIADLVRRYPIHSTHVIAHIRKATQGEVALHNCHPFRRELWGRYWVFAHNGNLPDFDPEPQGFYQAVGNTDSEKAFCVILETLRQSFPQGQPPLDRLYPVLQKVTEQLATAGIFNYLLSDGEHFFTHCSTKLSYIVRQAPFAAAHLIDQDMTVDFNELTTSSDRVAVIATTPLTDNEVWTPIQPGELLVFQDGLPLQHF; this is encoded by the coding sequence ATGTGTCAACTGCTGGGAATGAATTGTAATGTGCCAACCGATATCTGCTTTTCCTTTGAAGGGTTTTCCGCACGGGGAGGAAGAACAGATGATCATAGTGATGGTTGGGGGATTGCTTTCTTTGAAGGTAAAGGATGTAGAATATTTTTAGATGCTAAACCTTCTATTAATTCTGCGATCGCAGATTTGGTGAGGCGTTATCCCATCCACTCTACCCACGTTATCGCCCATATTCGTAAGGCTACCCAAGGGGAAGTCGCCTTACATAATTGCCATCCGTTTCGCCGGGAACTCTGGGGACGGTATTGGGTGTTTGCTCATAACGGCAATTTGCCAGATTTTGATCCAGAACCTCAAGGTTTTTATCAGGCTGTGGGTAATACTGATAGTGAAAAAGCCTTTTGCGTAATCTTAGAAACCCTCAGACAAAGCTTTCCCCAAGGTCAACCCCCCTTAGATAGATTGTATCCTGTACTGCAAAAAGTTACAGAACAATTAGCCACGGCAGGTATTTTTAATTACTTACTCTCCGATGGGGAACATTTTTTTACTCACTGCTCAACTAAACTGAGTTATATAGTCCGTCAAGCACCCTTTGCGGCGGCTCACTTAATAGACCAAGATATGACTGTAGATTTTAACGAATTAACCACATCAAGCGATCGCGTCGCCGTCATCGCCACCACTCCCCTCACAGATAACGAGGTTTGGACACCCATTCAACCGGGAGAATTATTAGTGTTTCAAGATGGGTTGCCATTGCAACATTTTTAG
- a CDS encoding zinc-dependent metalloprotease, producing the protein MKYWINKVVILAFLLYVLLLNTNYARADQLSNPDVQQLTTVPIVEKLAIVDNNLGESIKEDFWRFREQFKGTNKLQGLFTLYSHEDSGEIYLEIQPEQLNKNYLATVTLESGIGEAGIYSGLPLADYLFYFRRVNNNLHFVVRNVKFRTESSEAEQRSLARSFSDSVLYSLEIASIDPRSKNILINLDNLLMQDFPGLTPLLKYSLQADYRLERSKSYFGDVKSFPENVEIDAIYGFSSPEGADLVTLPDSRSLSLKVHYSFSQLQEHNGYIPRLADDRVGYFITAFQDFSNNHTQEPFVRYINRWHLEPSDSNAPLSPPKQQIVFWIENAVPPQYREAIREGVLMWNKAFAKAGFENAIAVQQMPDDADWQPGDVRYNTIRWFNSLDAGFAKGPARVNPLTGEILDADIIIDANMVRSVQQEYHALMEDNNLCQQVRDTSQQHNINHVSSPIPLHPYTPTPFESCYSQHTSEQASMGALALSLLQNTQPSSEAMQEYVHQYLRYLIAHEVGHTLGLRHNFHGSTMLTPEELNNTEITHTKGLVGSVMDYLPVNIAPQGVQQGEYFPSVIGPYDEWAIEYGYKNSPHAVGEMINPEAEKSFLQQIALASPQPELSYATDEDILDINPLANVWDMSSDVLVYSQWQMDNARVMWQRLDEHYLPRGESYSNLRVLFNRVLKYYFRNANLLSQYIGGESFRRVHASDDSSWAFVPVPLLKQRQALAKLQEYVFAEDAFSFSPQLLNQLAPSRWQHWGSFAPNNRLDYPIHESILSYQRGILRSLFNAERLHRLRDLELKTLVGQALSIPELFDTLQQGIWTEVLATGEAKAISSIRRSLQQEHLNILLEMVLHQYDVPDDGRTLAWYELRQLQNAINTQVKQFGEKLDTYTLAHLEFSSDRITKALNAQLFSQ; encoded by the coding sequence ATGAAATACTGGATAAATAAAGTAGTAATCTTGGCATTTTTATTGTATGTTTTATTACTAAATACCAATTATGCCAGAGCCGACCAGCTTTCAAATCCTGATGTTCAGCAATTAACCACAGTCCCGATAGTGGAAAAATTAGCAATCGTTGACAATAATCTTGGGGAAAGTATCAAAGAAGATTTTTGGCGATTTCGTGAGCAATTTAAAGGAACAAATAAATTACAAGGACTATTCACACTTTATAGTCATGAGGATTCAGGGGAAATTTACTTAGAAATTCAGCCAGAACAATTAAATAAAAATTATTTAGCTACAGTCACATTAGAATCGGGGATTGGTGAGGCGGGGATTTATAGCGGATTACCGCTTGCTGATTATCTGTTTTATTTCCGCCGAGTTAACAATAATTTGCACTTTGTGGTACGTAATGTTAAATTCCGTACAGAATCAAGTGAAGCAGAACAGCGATCGCTAGCTCGTTCATTTAGCGACTCAGTTCTTTATTCACTGGAAATAGCAAGTATTGATCCGCGCAGTAAAAATATTCTGATTAACTTGGATAATCTGCTCATGCAGGATTTTCCCGGATTAACTCCCTTATTGAAATACTCTTTACAGGCTGATTATCGGCTAGAAAGAAGCAAATCCTATTTTGGTGATGTTAAAAGCTTCCCAGAGAATGTTGAGATTGATGCAATTTATGGTTTTTCATCACCAGAAGGAGCAGATTTAGTCACTTTACCCGATAGTCGCTCACTTAGCTTGAAGGTACACTACAGTTTTTCTCAACTTCAAGAACACAACGGCTATATTCCCAGGTTAGCTGATGACCGAGTGGGATATTTTATTACTGCCTTTCAAGACTTCTCAAACAATCACACTCAAGAACCCTTTGTCCGTTATATTAACCGTTGGCATCTCGAACCATCCGACTCGAACGCACCCTTATCACCACCCAAACAGCAAATTGTGTTTTGGATTGAGAATGCTGTACCGCCGCAGTATCGTGAGGCGATTCGTGAAGGTGTGCTGATGTGGAACAAAGCATTTGCCAAAGCAGGATTTGAAAATGCGATCGCAGTGCAACAAATGCCAGATGATGCTGACTGGCAACCAGGCGATGTCCGCTACAATACTATTCGCTGGTTTAATTCTTTAGATGCTGGTTTTGCCAAAGGGCCAGCAAGAGTCAACCCCCTCACCGGCGAAATCTTAGACGCAGATATTATCATCGATGCCAACATGGTGCGATCGGTTCAGCAAGAATATCACGCACTGATGGAAGACAATAACCTCTGTCAACAGGTAAGAGACACAAGCCAGCAGCATAATATTAACCACGTTTCTTCCCCTATACCCCTACACCCCTACACCCCTACACCCTTTGAATCTTGCTATAGCCAACATACATCAGAGCAAGCCTCTATGGGGGCATTGGCGTTATCACTGTTGCAAAATACTCAACCCAGTAGTGAGGCGATGCAGGAGTATGTACATCAATATTTGCGTTATCTCATCGCCCACGAAGTCGGACACACTCTTGGTTTGCGTCACAACTTCCACGGCAGCACTATGTTAACGCCTGAAGAATTAAATAACACTGAAATCACCCACACTAAAGGTTTAGTTGGTTCGGTGATGGACTATCTACCTGTGAACATAGCACCCCAGGGAGTCCAGCAAGGTGAATATTTCCCTAGTGTGATTGGCCCCTACGATGAATGGGCAATTGAGTACGGTTATAAAAACAGTCCTCACGCCGTTGGTGAGATGATCAATCCAGAAGCAGAAAAGAGCTTTTTGCAGCAGATTGCCTTGGCATCTCCCCAACCAGAGTTATCTTACGCGACTGATGAGGATATCTTGGATATCAATCCTCTCGCCAATGTTTGGGATATGAGTAGTGATGTACTAGTCTATTCCCAGTGGCAAATGGATAATGCCCGTGTGATGTGGCAACGTCTGGATGAGCATTATTTACCACGGGGAGAAAGCTATAGTAATCTGCGCGTTTTATTTAATCGAGTCCTGAAATATTATTTTCGTAACGCCAACTTGCTTTCTCAATATATTGGGGGGGAATCGTTCCGCCGTGTTCATGCTAGTGATGATAGTTCATGGGCATTTGTACCAGTTCCACTGCTGAAACAACGTCAAGCATTGGCGAAGTTACAAGAGTATGTGTTTGCTGAGGATGCTTTTAGTTTCTCACCGCAATTGCTGAATCAGCTAGCACCATCACGCTGGCAACACTGGGGAAGCTTTGCGCCCAATAATCGCCTTGACTATCCCATTCATGAAAGTATTTTAAGTTATCAAAGGGGAATATTGCGATCGCTATTTAATGCTGAACGTCTCCATCGTTTACGGGATCTAGAATTAAAAACTCTAGTTGGGCAAGCACTTTCCATCCCGGAATTATTCGACACCTTGCAACAAGGCATCTGGACAGAAGTTTTAGCTACGGGGGAAGCAAAGGCAATTTCTAGCATCCGGCGTTCTCTGCAACAAGAACATCTGAATATTCTGCTAGAAATGGTCTTACATCAATATGATGTACCAGATGATGGCAGAACACTCGCTTGGTATGAATTGCGCCAACTGCAAAACGCCATTAATACCCAGGTAAAACAATTTGGGGAAAAACTGGATACTTATACTCTAGCCCACTTAGAATTTTCTAGCGATCGCATCACGAAAGCCTTAAACGCACAGTTATTTTCACAATAA